In Candidatus Methylomirabilota bacterium, a genomic segment contains:
- a CDS encoding polysaccharide deacetylase yields MSESERDPAWAWEERRWRAGVDKVRAGRSLRPARWKDGARVCVALSFDSDHETSTLREGSVSPGRLSQGEYGSRVAVPRILALLRRHNLRVSFFVPAVVAMLHPDEQRRVVDEGHEVALHGWIHEMTSQLTPAVERDLMRRAFETLAKIAGRPPVGVRCPSWDFSPATLGLIRELGLLYDSSLMADDEPYELLENGEPTGIVELPVEWIKDDAPYFGMHRASSLRPHTPPSAVREIFKAEFDGAVAEGGLFLLTMHPHIIGHRSRMALLVELIEHMKGVDGVWFATHEEVARYCLAQAPAGHSS; encoded by the coding sequence ATGAGCGAATCCGAGCGCGATCCCGCCTGGGCCTGGGAGGAGCGTCGCTGGCGCGCCGGCGTAGACAAGGTCCGGGCCGGACGCTCGCTCCGGCCGGCCCGCTGGAAAGACGGCGCCCGCGTCTGCGTGGCGCTGTCCTTCGACTCCGACCACGAGACCTCCACGTTGCGCGAGGGCTCGGTCTCTCCGGGGCGGCTGTCCCAGGGCGAGTACGGCTCGCGCGTCGCCGTGCCCCGGATCCTGGCCTTGCTCCGCCGGCACAACCTGCGGGTCTCCTTCTTCGTCCCGGCCGTGGTGGCCATGCTCCATCCCGACGAGCAGCGCCGCGTGGTCGACGAGGGCCACGAGGTCGCCCTGCACGGCTGGATCCACGAGATGACCAGCCAGCTCACGCCGGCGGTGGAGCGCGATCTCATGCGGCGCGCGTTCGAGACGCTGGCCAAGATCGCCGGCCGGCCGCCGGTCGGCGTGCGCTGCCCGTCCTGGGACTTCAGCCCGGCCACGCTGGGGCTGATCCGGGAGCTGGGGCTGCTCTACGACTCGTCGCTCATGGCGGACGACGAGCCCTACGAGCTGCTGGAGAACGGCGAGCCCACCGGGATCGTGGAGCTGCCGGTGGAGTGGATCAAGGACGACGCGCCCTACTTCGGGATGCACCGCGCCTCGTCCCTGCGCCCGCACACGCCGCCCTCGGCGGTGCGGGAGATCTTCAAGGCCGAGTTCGACGGGGCGGTGGCCGAGGGCGGGCTCTTCCTGCTCACCATGCATCCGCACATCATCGGACACCGCTCGCGGATGGCCCTGCTGGTCGAGCTGATCGAGCACATGAAGGGCGTGGACGGCGTCTGGTTCGCCACCCACGAGGAGGTGGCCCGCTACTGCCTGGCCCAGGCCCCCGCCGGTCACTCCTCGTAG